A DNA window from Pseudomonas resinovorans NBRC 106553 contains the following coding sequences:
- a CDS encoding FAD-dependent oxidoreductase has product MPFNLLKYGLSSEYPVEVDLPPPTELKPSYDVVIIGGGGHGLAIAYYLSKYHGITNVAVLEKSYLGGGNTARNTAVIRSNYLTSEGVRFYAESVKMFQNLSNEFDFNIMYSERGQLTLAHTDATVRAFRQRAEVNKHFGGRTEMIDRQQIRELVPSLNLDPGHLPVLAGLWHIDGATARHDAVAWGYAKQAAKRGVEIHQLTEVQDLVIENGRITAVKTNRGTVKCGCAVQAIAGASSLMLAKAGIRAPIHTYPLQAMVTQPFKPFLDPLVSSSALHCYVQQTSRGEIVFGGGSDPYPLYNTRSTLDLKESLLAHAIEMFPFMANAKLMRQWAGITDMTPDYSPIMGLSPVQNYYLDAGWGTWGFKSTPICGKTMAELVASGGKVPELIKPFALDRFSTFQQVNEMGATAASH; this is encoded by the coding sequence ATGCCGTTCAATCTCCTGAAATATGGCCTCAGCTCCGAGTACCCGGTGGAGGTGGACCTGCCGCCGCCCACCGAGCTCAAGCCGTCCTACGACGTGGTCATCATCGGCGGCGGCGGCCACGGCCTGGCCATCGCCTACTACCTCTCGAAGTACCACGGCATCACCAATGTGGCGGTGCTGGAGAAGTCTTACCTCGGCGGCGGCAACACCGCGCGCAACACGGCGGTGATCCGCTCCAACTACCTCACCTCCGAAGGTGTGCGCTTCTACGCCGAGTCGGTGAAGATGTTCCAGAACCTCTCCAACGAATTCGACTTCAACATCATGTATTCCGAGCGCGGCCAGCTCACCCTGGCCCACACGGATGCCACGGTGCGCGCCTTCCGCCAGCGCGCCGAAGTGAACAAGCACTTCGGTGGCCGCACCGAGATGATCGACCGCCAGCAGATCCGCGAACTGGTGCCCAGCCTCAACCTGGACCCGGGCCACCTGCCGGTGCTCGCCGGCCTCTGGCACATCGACGGCGCCACCGCGCGCCACGACGCCGTGGCCTGGGGCTACGCCAAGCAGGCGGCCAAGCGCGGGGTGGAAATCCACCAGCTCACCGAAGTGCAGGACCTGGTGATCGAGAACGGCCGCATCACCGCCGTGAAGACCAATCGCGGCACGGTGAAATGCGGTTGCGCGGTGCAGGCCATCGCCGGCGCCAGCTCGCTGATGCTGGCCAAGGCGGGCATCCGCGCGCCGATCCACACCTACCCGTTGCAGGCCATGGTGACCCAGCCGTTCAAGCCCTTCCTCGACCCGCTGGTGAGTTCCTCGGCCCTGCACTGCTACGTGCAGCAGACCAGTCGTGGCGAGATCGTCTTCGGCGGCGGCTCCGACCCCTACCCGCTGTACAACACCCGCTCCACCCTGGACCTGAAGGAAAGCCTGCTGGCCCACGCCATCGAGATGTTCCCCTTCATGGCCAACGCCAAGCTGATGCGCCAGTGGGCGGGCATCACCGACATGACCCCGGACTACAGCCCGATCATGGGCCTGTCGCCGGTGCAGAACTATTACCTGGACGCCGGCTGGGGCACCTGGGGCTTCAAGTCCACGCCCATCTGCGGCAAGACCATGGCCGAGCTGGTGGCCAGCGGCGGCAAGGTGCCGGAGCTGATCAAGCCCTTCGCCCTCGACCGCTTCAGCACCTTCCAGCAGGTCAACGAGATGGGCGCCACGGCGGCGAGCCACTAA
- a CDS encoding helix-turn-helix domain-containing protein: MTTETPPRLRLEQYLGMQIKRQRQAQELKLADVARIAGISQGMLSKIENAQVSTSLDTLSRLCDVLGMPMSKLFSQYDQPDGNAILVKAGDGMEVVRRGTEKGHTYHLLNHTRGPKKNFEAYMVSMDDASEEFPTFAHPGTEFLHLLEGELVYRHGNQLYHMQAGDSLTFDGDIPHGPEKLLQVPIRLLSVMNYGNE; this comes from the coding sequence ATGACCACCGAAACCCCACCTCGCCTCCGCCTGGAGCAGTACCTGGGTATGCAGATCAAGCGCCAGCGCCAGGCGCAGGAGCTGAAGCTGGCGGACGTGGCGCGTATCGCCGGGATCAGCCAGGGCATGCTCAGCAAGATCGAGAACGCCCAGGTCTCCACCAGCCTGGACACCCTGAGCCGCCTCTGCGACGTGCTCGGCATGCCCATGTCCAAGCTGTTCAGCCAGTACGACCAGCCCGACGGAAACGCCATCCTGGTGAAGGCCGGCGACGGCATGGAAGTGGTCCGCCGCGGCACCGAGAAGGGCCACACCTACCACCTGCTCAACCACACGCGCGGGCCGAAGAAGAACTTCGAGGCCTACATGGTGAGCATGGATGACGCCAGCGAGGAGTTCCCCACCTTCGCCCACCCCGGCACCGAGTTCCTCCACCTGCTGGAGGGCGAGCTGGTGTACCGCCACGGCAACCAGCTCTACCACATGCAGGCCGGCGACAGCCTGACCTTCGACGGCGACATCCCCCACGGCCCGGAGAAGCTGCTGCAGGTGCCGATCCGCCTGTTGTCGGTGATGAACTACGGCAACGAGTAA
- the purU gene encoding formyltetrahydrofolate deformylase — MQHATSHYILKISCPATSGIVAAVTTYLAEKGCYISEMSQFDDDTSGRFFMRAVFRFNDQYEGDIDEVEQGFDAVARRFEMEWSLHGTTQPMRVLLMVSKYDHCLADLLYRHHKGEMDMQITAIVSNHLDLRPMAEREGIRFIYLPVTRDTKSQQESALLQIIDETGTELVVLARYMQILSDDLCRQLSGRAINIHHSFLPGFKGAKPYHQAYERGVKLIGATAHYVTSDLDEGPIIEQEVQRVDHAYLPDDLVAIGRDTETVALSKAVKYHLEHRVFLNGDRTVIFR, encoded by the coding sequence ATGCAACACGCCACCAGCCATTACATCCTCAAGATCAGTTGCCCGGCGACGTCCGGCATCGTTGCGGCGGTGACCACCTACCTCGCGGAGAAGGGTTGCTACATCAGCGAGATGTCGCAGTTCGACGACGACACCAGCGGCCGCTTCTTCATGCGCGCGGTGTTCCGCTTCAACGACCAGTACGAGGGCGACATCGACGAAGTTGAGCAGGGCTTCGACGCGGTGGCCCGCCGCTTCGAGATGGAGTGGTCCCTGCACGGCACCACCCAGCCCATGCGCGTGCTGCTGATGGTGAGCAAGTACGACCACTGCCTGGCCGACCTGCTCTATCGCCACCACAAAGGCGAGATGGACATGCAGATCACCGCCATCGTCTCCAACCACCTGGACCTGCGGCCCATGGCCGAGCGCGAGGGCATCCGCTTCATCTATCTGCCGGTGACCCGCGACACCAAATCCCAGCAGGAATCGGCCCTGCTGCAGATCATCGACGAGACCGGCACCGAGCTGGTGGTGCTCGCCCGCTACATGCAGATCCTCTCCGATGACCTCTGCCGCCAGCTGTCCGGCCGCGCCATCAACATCCACCACTCGTTCCTGCCCGGCTTCAAGGGCGCCAAGCCCTATCACCAGGCCTATGAGCGCGGCGTGAAGCTGATCGGCGCTACTGCCCACTACGTAACCAGCGACCTCGACGAGGGCCCGATCATCGAGCAGGAAGTGCAGCGCGTGGACCACGCCTACCTGCCCGACGACCTGGTCGCCATCGGCCGCGATACCGAGACGGTGGCCCTGTCCAAGGCGGTGAAGTACCACCTGGAGCACCGGGTCTTCCTCAATGGCGACCGTACGGTGATCTTCCGGTGA
- the folD gene encoding bifunctional methylenetetrahydrofolate dehydrogenase/methenyltetrahydrofolate cyclohydrolase FolD: protein MNAQAPIKLIDGKAAAARVLAEVSAEVRQMKAAGLAPGLAVVLVGQDPASQVYVRNKVLRAEECGIRSLEHKLPADTAEAELLQLIHTLNGDDSVNGILVQLPLPGHIDESRVLQAVSPLKDVDGFHAENVGGLSQGREVLTPCTPAGCLRLLEDTCGDLAGKHAVVIGRSNIVGKPMAALLLKAHCTVTVVHSKSANLKDLCRQADIVVAAVGRPRLVDAEWIKPGAVVIDVGINRIEEDGRSKLVGDVDFDSALAHAAAITPVPGGVGPMTIAFLMKNTLAAARLQHPAQPNLAKLPEAPCRSIS from the coding sequence GTGAACGCACAAGCCCCTATCAAGCTGATCGACGGCAAGGCCGCCGCCGCCCGCGTGCTGGCGGAGGTGAGCGCCGAGGTGCGGCAAATGAAAGCCGCAGGCCTCGCCCCGGGCCTGGCCGTGGTGCTGGTGGGCCAGGACCCGGCCAGCCAGGTCTATGTGCGCAACAAGGTGCTGCGCGCCGAGGAGTGCGGCATTCGCTCCCTGGAGCACAAGCTGCCGGCGGACACCGCCGAGGCCGAGCTGCTGCAACTTATCCACACGCTCAACGGCGATGACAGCGTCAACGGCATCCTCGTCCAGCTGCCGCTGCCGGGGCATATCGACGAGAGCCGCGTGCTCCAGGCCGTGAGTCCGCTGAAGGATGTGGACGGTTTCCATGCCGAAAACGTCGGCGGCCTCAGCCAGGGCCGCGAGGTGCTCACCCCCTGCACCCCCGCCGGTTGCCTGCGCCTGCTTGAGGACACCTGCGGCGACCTCGCCGGCAAGCACGCGGTGGTGATCGGCCGCTCGAATATCGTCGGCAAGCCCATGGCCGCCCTGCTGCTGAAGGCCCACTGCACGGTCACCGTGGTGCATTCAAAGAGCGCCAACCTGAAGGATCTGTGCCGCCAGGCCGACATCGTGGTCGCCGCCGTGGGCCGCCCGCGCCTGGTGGATGCCGAGTGGATCAAGCCCGGCGCCGTGGTCATCGATGTGGGCATCAACCGCATCGAAGAAGACGGCCGTTCGAAACTGGTGGGTGACGTGGACTTCGACTCCGCCCTCGCCCACGCCGCCGCCATCACCCCGGTGCCCGGCGGCGTCGGCCCCATGACCATCGCCTTCCTGATGAAGAACACCCTGGCCGCCGCGCGCCTGCAGCACCCGGCCCAGCCCAACCTTGCCAAGCTCCCGGAGGCGCCATGCCGTTCAATCTCCTGA